In the Bartonella apihabitans genome, CAATTTTTGCACTTCATCCGGATAACTGCTTGTTGTATCGCGCGCGATGAGTTGCTCTCCAGCACCCAAAGCGTAGACAATTTCTGTCACGGCACCGCCTACAGAAATAATTTTGGCACCTTCGGGAAAAACATCGGCTTTTTTTGCGCTCGCTGGTTGGGGTGTTGTGGTGACAGCAAGAAAAATACACATCACCACGCCTAACCGGCTTATTCCGGAAGATAGCGGCGAACAGCGAAAACAAAAATTCAAATGAGGAAAGAAATAATTCATTGTACTGTCAGTGCCGTTTTATTATGCAACCGCCGTTTCCGGAGCAGGTGGCAAGCTCGCAAGCAAAGCGCGCCAATCTTCCCGTTCTTGTTCGCCTGCACTTCGTTTTCCAAAAAACTGGATGATCATTTCACCATTATGATCAAACACTTCTAGAGAACTTACATAGCCGTCGCTGGTCGGCTTTCTGACGTGCCAGATACGTGAAATACCGGATGTAAGGAGATGAAGATGGAATTTGTCATCAAGAATATTGAACCAGTCGTCGAGTTTTTTCAATTTCTCGACTGTGCCGGTGAATATCTGGATACAGCCATTATTGCCAACAAAACACATAATAGGCACACTGTTCTCTACCGCACCATGAAGTAAAAGCTCTACCGAATCCGATCGAACTTCATTGGCAAATTCACTACCGACGATTTTCACGGCCTCATGTCGACCGATTTGTAATTCCTTCAATATATCATGGAGTTGGTGCACGTCTGTCATTTGTCGCCAACGATTGCGGAATTCTTCTATGTCGGCATTATGAGGAGGATGATCGCTTGAAGGATTAGGGACTAAAACCTCGATAGGTGCTTGTGGAGCGCCGACTTTAAAAAGATCAATGAGCTTATTCCATTCGTCAATATTCGTTGCCATTTCCGGATAAAGTTTGAAAACTGCCGAACCATACGCATCGAAAAATTGAAGACTTTTTACCGCGCGGTCATGAACCACCATGTCTCTAACAAATGCAAATTTCCAATTTTTCTGAAAAATACGGAGGTCTATTTGACCGAGTGTCATTGAAACGTCATTACCGGGAAACACATTCTGGAAATGCCCCTTTTTTTCGCTCACAGCATAATCATTGCGGGTGAGCGCCATGATTTCTCCGAGCTTGTGGGCATTTTTCAACAATAGCGGAATATCAACTTTCAATTGTTCGGCTTTACCGATTGTCGTGAGTGCCGAGACCAGTTCGGCTTCTGAAATACCGATTGATCTGGCAAATTCCCTATCACGCAAATCCTCGTGTTTTTCACGTAAAGAAAGAATTCTTTCGCTCTCCATAGCCATGAATGTTCGCCCTTCTATTTATTCAGAATAAGTTTACCAAAACGAGTAATTTTCAGCCGATATGTGGCCCCGTCATGAAGAATAAGTATTTCATTATGCGCGCCGAATAATGCTTTGCTATCAACCGTTAACGGAGGGCTTTGCAGCCCGCCGTCCAATTGCTTTTTGATGTTCGTTCCCATCATATTTTACCCGATAATTTTAAACATGATAATATTTATCATGTTTTATG is a window encoding:
- a CDS encoding hemin-degrading factor, which translates into the protein MAMESERILSLREKHEDLRDREFARSIGISEAELVSALTTIGKAEQLKVDIPLLLKNAHKLGEIMALTRNDYAVSEKKGHFQNVFPGNDVSMTLGQIDLRIFQKNWKFAFVRDMVVHDRAVKSLQFFDAYGSAVFKLYPEMATNIDEWNKLIDLFKVGAPQAPIEVLVPNPSSDHPPHNADIEEFRNRWRQMTDVHQLHDILKELQIGRHEAVKIVGSEFANEVRSDSVELLLHGAVENSVPIMCFVGNNGCIQIFTGTVEKLKKLDDWFNILDDKFHLHLLTSGISRIWHVRKPTSDGYVSSLEVFDHNGEMIIQFFGKRSAGEQEREDWRALLASLPPAPETAVA
- the hemP gene encoding hemin uptake protein HemP, with protein sequence MMGTNIKKQLDGGLQSPPLTVDSKALFGAHNEILILHDGATYRLKITRFGKLILNK